In the genome of Leptolyngbya subtilissima AS-A7, one region contains:
- a CDS encoding diflavin flavoprotein — MTSPPRDVQLYAMAAGTTVLRCRSWNRLRFEIEYGLERGTTANTYLIQADRVALIDPPGESFSDIFLAALEGHIDLSQLNYIVLGHINPNRVETLKILLKRLPDVTVVCSNPAALALKDLLPEASPHLRVIRSGDDRLDLGQGHHLQFELIPTPRYPGGLATFDPYSQVLYSDKLFGAHRCDDAVFDLSWQDLLEDRRYYFDCLFAASARQVLAALGRVTTLPFQTLAPGHGPVVRYSPRELVQSYRDWGQAQTSQDLSVALIYASAYGNTATIAQALARGITKAGVSVESINAEQASPDEIKSAVEGSAGFLMGSPTLGGHTPTPMQTALGIVLSTASKTQPAGVFGSFGWSGEAIDLLESKLKDGGYSLAFEPIRVKFKPTDVTLKYCEEVGTDFAQGLKKATRAKQPRTPASAVEQAVGRIVGSLCIVTARHGEVSSAMLASWVSQASFAPPGFTVAVAKDRAIESLLYPGYGFVLNILAEGRHLGPMKHFLKPFAPGEDRFAEIETDVAENGAPILTEAIAYLECTVEQRMECGDHWLVYATVQAGRVLDGNGKTAIHHRKTGTHY; from the coding sequence ATGACCTCTCCTCCTCGCGATGTTCAGCTTTACGCCATGGCCGCAGGCACCACGGTCCTGCGCTGCCGCAGTTGGAACCGCCTTCGGTTTGAGATTGAGTACGGGTTAGAGCGCGGCACTACGGCAAATACCTATCTGATTCAGGCCGATCGCGTTGCCCTGATCGACCCCCCTGGTGAATCGTTCAGCGACATATTTCTAGCTGCCCTAGAGGGCCACATTGACCTATCTCAGCTGAATTACATCGTTTTAGGGCACATCAACCCCAACCGGGTCGAGACTTTAAAGATTCTGCTGAAGCGGTTGCCAGACGTTACTGTGGTGTGCTCAAACCCTGCCGCCTTAGCTCTCAAGGACCTGCTGCCTGAAGCCTCACCTCACCTTCGGGTCATTCGCAGCGGCGATGATCGCCTCGATTTAGGCCAAGGCCATCATCTTCAGTTTGAGCTGATTCCCACCCCGCGTTACCCTGGTGGGCTGGCTACCTTTGACCCTTACTCTCAGGTGCTGTATTCTGACAAGCTCTTTGGGGCTCACCGCTGCGACGATGCGGTCTTTGACCTCAGCTGGCAAGACCTGCTCGAAGATCGGCGCTACTACTTTGACTGTCTGTTTGCTGCCAGTGCTCGCCAGGTGCTCGCAGCCCTGGGTCGTGTGACCACCCTACCCTTTCAGACCTTGGCTCCTGGGCACGGGCCGGTGGTGCGCTACAGCCCCCGAGAACTGGTACAGAGTTACCGTGACTGGGGACAAGCCCAAACCAGCCAAGACCTCTCGGTGGCGCTGATCTATGCCTCGGCCTATGGCAATACAGCCACCATTGCCCAGGCGCTGGCCCGAGGCATCACCAAGGCCGGAGTGTCGGTGGAGTCGATCAATGCTGAGCAGGCTAGCCCCGACGAAATCAAATCGGCCGTAGAAGGCTCGGCTGGGTTTTTAATGGGGTCGCCTACCCTGGGTGGCCACACCCCTACTCCGATGCAGACGGCCCTGGGGATTGTGCTGTCGACCGCTTCTAAGACCCAGCCGGCGGGGGTGTTTGGCTCCTTTGGCTGGAGCGGGGAAGCCATTGATCTGTTGGAGAGCAAGCTCAAAGACGGCGGCTATAGCCTGGCCTTTGAGCCCATTCGCGTGAAGTTTAAGCCCACCGATGTCACCCTCAAATATTGCGAAGAGGTGGGCACCGACTTCGCTCAGGGGCTCAAAAAGGCCACGCGAGCGAAGCAGCCGCGCACCCCGGCCTCAGCGGTGGAGCAGGCTGTCGGCCGGATTGTGGGGTCGCTGTGCATTGTCACCGCCCGCCATGGGGAGGTGTCGAGTGCCATGCTGGCCTCTTGGGTGTCCCAGGCTTCCTTTGCGCCGCCAGGGTTTACGGTGGCGGTGGCCAAGGATCGGGCGATCGAGTCGCTGCTGTACCCCGGCTATGGGTTTGTGCTGAATATTTTGGCGGAGGGACGGCACCTGGGGCCGATGAAGCACTTTCTCAAACCCTTTGCCCCTGGCGAGGACCGCTTTGCCGAAATTGAAACTGATGTGGCCGAGAATGGCGCGCCGATCTTGACTGAGGCGATCGCCTACCTAGAGTGCACCGTCGAGCAGCGTATGGAGTGCGGCGATCACTGGCTGGTATACGCCACGGTGCAGGCGGGCCGGGTGTTAGATGGCAACGGTAAAACCGCCATTCACCACCGCAAAACCGGTACTCACTATTAA
- a CDS encoding isochorismate synthase — protein MPVVSHCSDRDQTLQSAYRFLDRRLGQARQSHQPQLVSLSFDIPPVDPLMVLARLAPSSDRHLYLETPAAQRSVVGFGAALVYETAGARRFAQARRFIEQWRGKTHRYSEAGPAAALSGADGTRFFCAFTFFADSQDGEATFPAATVVLPQWQLVRQGGQGVLTLNHLVTTTSDVETIIDDLANQLRAVERLGTAPWRDPLHPARLPVQPVPEAGQQFRTAVDRALSYMTRHPVQKIVLAHALDWVSTEPIQPLAALGRLRQRYPDCHVFSVGQGNGKTFMGASPERLLSLTQGQLITDALAGSAPRGGSPFQDDYLAQGLLHNPKERGEHRLVVEFLARQLRSVGLWPQYQPRPKVRRLSNIQHLHTPMRARVPRHIHPLHIVEALHPTPAVAGVPTREACDQILRFEDFDRGLYAAPLGWVGANGDSEFIVGIRSALVADTWVRLYAGAGIVAGSNPDREWAEIKLKLRALGESLV, from the coding sequence ATGCCCGTTGTTTCTCACTGCTCCGATCGCGACCAGACGTTGCAGTCGGCCTACCGGTTTTTAGATCGTCGGTTGGGTCAGGCGCGGCAGAGTCATCAGCCCCAGCTGGTGAGCCTGAGTTTTGATATTCCCCCGGTTGACCCGCTGATGGTGTTGGCCCGGCTGGCTCCCAGCAGCGATCGCCACCTGTACCTTGAAACCCCCGCCGCTCAGCGATCGGTGGTGGGATTTGGTGCCGCGCTGGTCTACGAAACTGCGGGAGCGCGCCGCTTTGCCCAGGCCCGCCGATTCATTGAGCAGTGGCGTGGCAAAACCCACCGCTACAGCGAAGCAGGGCCAGCTGCGGCTCTGAGCGGGGCTGATGGAACCCGATTTTTTTGCGCATTCACCTTTTTTGCCGACTCTCAGGATGGCGAGGCGACCTTTCCTGCCGCGACGGTGGTGTTACCCCAGTGGCAGCTGGTGCGCCAGGGGGGGCAGGGCGTACTGACGCTAAATCACCTGGTGACGACGACCTCCGATGTGGAGACCATCATTGACGACCTGGCTAACCAGCTGCGAGCAGTAGAGCGCCTGGGCACGGCTCCCTGGCGCGATCCGCTGCATCCGGCTCGGCTACCGGTACAGCCTGTGCCCGAGGCTGGCCAACAGTTCAGGACGGCCGTAGACCGCGCCCTGAGCTACATGACCCGGCATCCGGTACAAAAAATTGTGCTGGCCCATGCCCTAGACTGGGTCAGCACTGAGCCGATACAGCCTCTGGCGGCCCTGGGGCGTCTGCGGCAGCGCTACCCGGACTGCCATGTATTTTCCGTGGGCCAGGGCAACGGCAAGACGTTCATGGGAGCCAGTCCGGAACGGCTGCTCAGCCTTACCCAAGGCCAACTAATCACCGATGCTTTGGCTGGGTCGGCGCCTCGGGGGGGCTCGCCATTTCAGGACGACTATCTCGCCCAGGGGCTATTGCACAATCCCAAAGAACGAGGAGAGCACCGGCTGGTGGTAGAGTTTTTGGCCCGGCAGCTCCGGAGCGTAGGGCTATGGCCCCAGTACCAGCCTCGGCCTAAGGTGCGGCGACTGTCCAACATTCAGCATTTGCATACGCCGATGCGTGCCCGCGTGCCCCGTCATATTCACCCGCTGCACATTGTGGAGGCCCTGCACCCAACTCCTGCGGTGGCTGGGGTGCCAACCCGTGAAGCCTGCGACCAGATTCTGCGCTTTGAAGATTTTGATCGGGGGCTCTACGCGGCGCCCTTGGGATGGGTGGGGGCCAATGGCGACAGCGAGTTTATTGTGGGCATTCGCTCGGCGCTAGTGGCGGATACCTGGGTGCGGCTGTACGCCGGGGCTGGTATTGTAGCAGGGTCTAACCCCGATCGCGAGTGGGCAGAAATTAAGCTCAAGCTGCGCGCCCTGGGCGAGTCGCTGGTGTAG
- the menD gene encoding 2-succinyl-5-enolpyruvyl-6-hydroxy-3-cyclohexene-1-carboxylic-acid synthase — protein MTFDFRNTNALWASVLAATLARLGLKTAVISPGSRSTPLTIALVSHPEIEAVPVLDERSAAFFALGLARRTGQPVVLVCTSGTAGANYYPAVIEARESRIPLLVLTADRPPELRDCASGQTIDQQRLFGTFPNWYAELAVPVAEVAMLRYLRQILGQAWGRSLYPVAGPVHLNCPFRDPLAPIADGSVTHLKDEISDDFLAAVEVPALGDFSTPGIDLPWLETWRGCDRGLIIAGPAQPVDPLGYCKAVAALANYLGWPVLAEGLSPLRNAASLNSHLVSTYDMALRQPTWAKDLMPEQVIQLGPLPTSKRLRQWLQDTQPRRWVLDPDGTSLDPLHGPVTAVPLSVTALSRALPPISAAPQTGLYHDQWLVLDKELRQYLDRALAELNELFEGKSPWLLARCLPKGTPVVVANSMPIRDVEWFWPPGDRALRPYCNRGANGIDGTLSTALGIAHDGPPAVLLTGDLALLHDINGWLSVPRLRGHLTVVVVNNRGGGIFDQLPVATLPIPGERWFEDFFTTPQTADFNRLCAAYGVNYERVETWSQLMASVSSLPTTGVRLLEVRCDRTQSHHLRQQLLTPPENLSNLLHQNP, from the coding sequence ATGACTTTTGATTTTCGCAATACTAACGCCCTTTGGGCCTCGGTGCTGGCGGCCACACTAGCTCGACTGGGGCTGAAAACCGCTGTAATTTCGCCTGGTTCACGCTCTACGCCCCTGACTATAGCCCTGGTCAGCCACCCTGAGATTGAGGCGGTGCCGGTGCTCGATGAGCGATCGGCGGCGTTTTTTGCTCTAGGTCTGGCTCGGCGAACCGGGCAGCCGGTGGTGTTGGTCTGCACCTCCGGTACCGCTGGGGCCAACTACTACCCCGCCGTGATTGAGGCGCGAGAAAGCCGCATTCCCCTGCTGGTGCTAACCGCCGATCGCCCCCCCGAGCTGCGCGACTGTGCTTCGGGCCAAACCATCGATCAGCAAAGGCTGTTTGGCACGTTCCCGAACTGGTATGCGGAGCTAGCGGTGCCCGTGGCGGAAGTGGCCATGCTGCGCTATCTGCGACAGATCTTGGGGCAGGCTTGGGGGCGATCGCTCTATCCAGTAGCGGGGCCAGTGCATCTCAACTGTCCCTTCCGCGACCCCTTAGCCCCGATCGCCGATGGCTCGGTGACACACTTAAAGGATGAAATCAGCGATGACTTTCTAGCGGCGGTTGAGGTGCCAGCTTTGGGAGACTTCTCGACACCAGGGATAGATCTGCCTTGGCTGGAGACTTGGCGAGGATGCGATCGCGGCCTAATTATCGCTGGGCCGGCACAGCCCGTCGATCCGCTAGGTTACTGCAAGGCCGTTGCTGCTCTAGCCAACTACCTGGGCTGGCCAGTGCTGGCTGAGGGGTTATCGCCGCTGCGTAACGCAGCCTCATTGAATTCGCACTTGGTTAGCACCTATGACATGGCATTGAGACAGCCCACCTGGGCGAAAGATCTGATGCCTGAGCAGGTGATTCAGCTCGGTCCCCTGCCCACCAGCAAACGACTGCGCCAGTGGCTACAGGATACTCAGCCTCGCCGCTGGGTGCTCGACCCGGATGGGACTAGCCTCGACCCTCTCCACGGTCCGGTCACTGCGGTGCCCCTCAGCGTCACCGCCCTGTCGCGAGCGTTGCCTCCCATCTCAGCAGCGCCTCAGACGGGGCTCTACCACGACCAGTGGTTAGTTTTAGATAAGGAATTGCGTCAGTATCTCGATCGCGCTTTAGCAGAGCTGAATGAACTCTTTGAGGGCAAATCACCCTGGCTGCTGGCCCGCTGTTTGCCGAAAGGGACTCCGGTAGTTGTCGCTAACAGTATGCCGATCCGCGACGTGGAGTGGTTTTGGCCGCCGGGCGATCGCGCCCTGCGCCCCTACTGCAACCGGGGGGCTAACGGCATCGATGGCACGCTCTCGACAGCTCTAGGAATCGCCCACGATGGCCCGCCTGCGGTGCTACTTACAGGCGATCTGGCCCTGCTCCACGACATCAACGGTTGGCTCAGCGTGCCGCGCCTGCGGGGCCATCTCACCGTGGTGGTGGTCAACAACCGGGGGGGCGGTATTTTTGATCAACTGCCCGTCGCCACCCTACCCATCCCTGGCGAACGCTGGTTTGAAGACTTTTTTACCACGCCTCAAACCGCTGACTTCAATCGTCTTTGCGCTGCCTACGGCGTGAACTACGAGCGAGTTGAAACCTGGAGTCAGCTAATGGCCAGCGTCAGCAGTTTACCCACCACCGGTGTGAGGTTGCTGGAGGTACGGTGCGATCGCACCCAATCCCACCACCTGCGACAACAGCTCCTCACTCCTCCAGAGAATCTATCGAACCTTTTGCACCAGAATCCTTAG
- a CDS encoding sensor histidine kinase: protein MAKISLRSRLFISHLAVMGIGILALAIFGRLYTPRLFVISLERYENGVLSVQRRTQLVKGFEAAWSRGMLWAILVGGGTAGGLSYLVSRRIIRPLDQMTEVTRSFAAGRLNARVPPSEILEIQRLASSFNRMAADLEGVEEHRRELIGDLTHELRTPLTIIHGYLEGLADGTVAPEPELYQRLAGETTRLQRLVNDLQELSKLEAGYLPIQAQTVALCPMLTALVRPFADQFASTDRVAITLQCPPDLPLVDADPSRIEQIVINLLGNALRYTEKGAVTVKAWAQNSRVYVSVTDTGIGIAEEDLPYVFERFWRADRSRNRNSGGTGLGLTICRRLVEVQGGKIEVKSTLGQGSEFTFWLPQAKGVKGKGGEG from the coding sequence ATGGCCAAAATTAGTCTCCGTAGCCGTCTCTTCATCTCTCACCTAGCGGTGATGGGAATTGGCATTTTGGCCCTGGCTATCTTTGGCAGGCTTTACACCCCCCGTCTTTTTGTGATTTCCCTGGAGCGCTATGAGAATGGGGTGCTGAGCGTGCAGCGTCGCACCCAGCTAGTCAAGGGGTTTGAGGCCGCCTGGAGCCGGGGCATGCTGTGGGCGATCTTGGTGGGTGGGGGTACCGCCGGGGGCTTGAGCTACTTGGTGTCGCGGCGCATCATTCGCCCGCTTGATCAGATGACGGAGGTGACGCGATCGTTTGCCGCTGGCCGATTGAACGCCCGCGTGCCGCCCTCAGAAATTTTGGAAATTCAGCGGTTGGCCAGCAGTTTTAATCGCATGGCGGCAGATCTGGAGGGCGTGGAAGAGCACCGCCGCGAGCTGATTGGCGATCTCACCCATGAACTGCGCACTCCGCTAACAATCATCCACGGCTATCTGGAGGGGCTGGCAGATGGCACCGTTGCCCCAGAGCCCGAGCTTTACCAGCGGTTGGCAGGGGAGACAACGCGCCTCCAGCGCCTAGTCAATGACCTACAAGAGCTGTCTAAGCTGGAAGCGGGCTATCTACCCATCCAAGCCCAGACAGTGGCGCTGTGCCCAATGCTGACCGCGCTGGTGCGACCTTTTGCCGACCAGTTTGCTAGCACCGATCGCGTCGCAATTACCTTGCAGTGTCCGCCCGATCTGCCGCTGGTGGACGCCGACCCTAGCCGCATTGAGCAAATCGTGATCAATTTGCTGGGCAATGCCCTGCGCTACACCGAGAAGGGCGCGGTTACGGTCAAGGCATGGGCCCAGAACAGCCGGGTTTACGTCAGCGTGACTGACACCGGCATTGGGATTGCTGAGGAAGACTTGCCCTACGTATTTGAGCGATTTTGGCGGGCCGATCGCTCCCGTAACCGCAATTCTGGAGGCACGGGTCTAGGTTTGACCATCTGCCGCCGCTTGGTCGAGGTGCAGGGGGGCAAGATTGAGGTTAAAAGCACCTTGGGTCAGGGCAGTGAGTTTACGTTTTGGCTGCCCCAGGCGAAGGGAGTGAAAGGAAAAGGGGGAGAGGGGTAG
- a CDS encoding 4Fe-4S dicluster domain-containing protein yields the protein MAHTIVTNVCEGVADCVDACPVACIHEGPGKNTKGTDWYWIDFSTCIDCGICLQVCPVEGAILPEEQPELQNTPT from the coding sequence GTGGCCCATACGATTGTGACTAACGTTTGTGAAGGCGTCGCCGACTGCGTCGACGCCTGCCCAGTAGCCTGCATCCACGAAGGTCCCGGCAAAAACACCAAGGGCACCGACTGGTACTGGATTGACTTTTCAACCTGCATTGACTGCGGCATTTGCCTCCAGGTGTGCCCCGTAGAAGGCGCTATTCTGCCCGAAGAACAGCCCGAACTGCAAAACACCCCGACCTAG
- a CDS encoding ATP phosphoribosyltransferase regulatory subunit produces MTYQPPTGARDLLPLDVAQKYWIENRLEQVFQRWGYHRIITSTVERMDTLMAGGAIDQEAVIELQPVAGKRLGLRPELTASIARTAVTRLARVTYPQRLYYNANVFRQATQGSHGGQQEFYQAGVELLGAGATVADAEIVLLLLDCLHSLSLDSWCLILGDAQLTQALLTPFAPDQRQAVRQALAALDRVALDDMGLSPDLHRHALHLLDLRGHPEDVLQALGQLALEPEAQTAVERLKSLVALVRDVINTEAGSQRPTPALTLDLSLIQPFDYYTGLVFEVVTGPKQGCQVLGQGGRYDHLLGVFQAQGQGFPGIGFVLNIEALHQALLPTGHLPQDTPPSDWLVVPTVPQAAAAAFTYAQTLRASASLVRAEVHLADGELPAATRDLARQRRISRIAWIGPDGLPDIEALN; encoded by the coding sequence ATGACCTACCAACCCCCTACCGGCGCGCGCGACCTACTACCCCTTGACGTTGCTCAAAAATACTGGATTGAGAATCGCCTAGAACAGGTATTTCAGCGCTGGGGCTACCACCGCATCATCACCTCCACCGTAGAGCGGATGGATACCTTAATGGCGGGGGGAGCGATCGACCAGGAAGCGGTGATTGAGCTTCAACCCGTCGCGGGTAAGCGTTTGGGGCTACGGCCTGAGCTGACCGCCTCGATCGCCCGCACCGCAGTCACCCGCTTGGCTAGAGTTACCTATCCCCAGCGGCTCTACTACAACGCCAACGTGTTTCGCCAGGCGACTCAGGGTAGCCACGGAGGCCAGCAGGAGTTTTACCAGGCCGGAGTCGAGCTGCTCGGAGCCGGGGCAACAGTAGCCGATGCCGAGATCGTGCTGCTGCTGCTCGACTGTCTCCACAGCCTCTCCCTCGACTCCTGGTGCTTGATCTTGGGCGACGCCCAGCTCACCCAGGCGTTGCTCACCCCCTTTGCTCCTGACCAGCGCCAGGCGGTGCGACAAGCCCTTGCCGCCCTCGACCGGGTAGCTCTCGATGACATGGGTCTATCCCCAGACCTGCACCGGCACGCCCTGCATCTGCTTGACCTACGCGGTCACCCTGAGGACGTGCTCCAGGCTTTGGGGCAGCTTGCCCTAGAACCTGAAGCCCAAACAGCGGTGGAGCGTCTAAAGTCGCTGGTTGCCCTAGTGCGAGACGTCATCAACACGGAAGCCGGGAGTCAGCGCCCTACCCCAGCCCTGACGCTCGATCTCAGCTTGATTCAACCCTTTGACTACTACACTGGGCTGGTATTTGAGGTAGTCACTGGCCCTAAGCAGGGCTGCCAAGTGCTTGGGCAGGGGGGCCGCTATGACCACCTATTAGGTGTTTTTCAGGCGCAAGGTCAGGGGTTCCCGGGTATTGGCTTCGTACTAAACATTGAGGCTCTGCACCAAGCGCTGCTGCCCACGGGCCATCTGCCTCAGGATACGCCCCCTAGCGATTGGCTGGTGGTGCCCACCGTGCCCCAGGCAGCGGCAGCAGCCTTTACCTACGCCCAAACCCTACGAGCCTCAGCTAGTCTGGTGCGGGCTGAGGTGCACCTAGCCGACGGTGAGCTGCCCGCTGCCACCCGCGATCTAGCCCGTCAGCGCCGCATTAGCCGCATTGCCTGGATCGGCCCCGACGGCTTGCCAGATATTGAAGCTCTGAACTAA
- a CDS encoding J domain-containing protein: MKPDQGLFQLDFDDHHAVLGVPVTADAKAVRKRYLAIARMLHPDSLSGAAATDAQRASDILSKLVNPAYEALTQEKSSTEHGIMLKLKAQSLRQIGTAPTVSSAEAQSLLKAPHADAAYRKAVGSLAESQFDDLENVTGVIGELSELNLIYLYRSSANDGPSVGSPASAAKSRPNAAPSAPTTTVPTARQNQAAILESYVNRAQEYDQNRDYSRAILELREAVKAYPNNVQCHSYLSAIYLKAGQSTMARIHAKRALEIDPNDERAQSVQARVDKTSGGSTSGSTQTAKSKGSNTKASNSKSSNQGGGFFGLFGGKKK, encoded by the coding sequence ATGAAACCAGATCAAGGGCTGTTTCAACTTGACTTTGATGACCATCACGCTGTGCTGGGAGTGCCAGTAACGGCTGATGCCAAGGCTGTGCGCAAACGCTACCTGGCGATCGCCCGTATGCTGCATCCCGACAGTTTATCTGGGGCCGCCGCTACCGATGCCCAACGGGCCAGCGACATTCTCTCCAAGCTGGTCAACCCCGCTTACGAGGCCTTGACCCAGGAAAAGTCAAGTACTGAGCATGGCATCATGCTCAAGCTCAAAGCGCAGTCCCTACGCCAGATCGGCACAGCACCCACGGTTAGCTCTGCAGAGGCTCAGTCCCTGCTCAAAGCTCCCCATGCCGACGCGGCTTACCGCAAAGCCGTTGGTAGCTTAGCCGAAAGTCAATTCGACGACCTGGAGAATGTGACTGGGGTGATCGGTGAACTGAGTGAGCTCAACCTAATTTATCTGTACCGCAGCAGTGCCAACGATGGCCCATCGGTTGGCTCCCCGGCCAGCGCCGCTAAATCGCGCCCCAACGCTGCCCCTTCCGCCCCTACAACGACAGTGCCAACGGCCCGGCAAAACCAGGCGGCTATTCTAGAGAGCTACGTTAACCGAGCCCAGGAATACGATCAAAACCGCGACTATAGCCGAGCCATTTTAGAACTGCGGGAAGCCGTCAAAGCCTATCCCAACAATGTTCAGTGCCATAGTTACCTATCGGCGATTTATCTCAAGGCCGGTCAGAGCACCATGGCCCGCATCCACGCTAAACGCGCCCTCGAGATCGACCCCAATGACGAAAGGGCGCAGTCCGTTCAGGCTCGGGTAGATAAGACTAGCGGTGGGTCTACATCCGGGTCGACTCAGACCGCCAAATCAAAAGGAAGTAATACCAAAGCCTCTAACTCCAAATCTTCCAACCAGGGCGGTGGTTTCTTTGGCCTGTTTGGAGGCAAGAAAAAGTGA
- a CDS encoding inositol monophosphatase family protein produces MSLPAESDLQRWLDSATEAALAAGAVLQHHWGNLTTIDEKGRSGDLVTEADRGAEVAVMAVLERHLPTDHGILAEESGVIRDREAGLLWAIDPLDGTTNYTHQYPFCAVSIGLLADGEPVLGVIYDPIHRDLFRAAKGLGATLNRSPIRVSTTDQLAQSLLVTGFAYDRRETPDNNYAEFCHFTHLTQGVRRGGSAAIDLAYVACGRLDGYWERGLSPWDIAAGIAIVREAGGQVTAYDGSPLDVGTGRLLATNGQIHSAMSQTLGKIQPLVLPSLL; encoded by the coding sequence ATGTCTCTTCCTGCCGAGTCTGATTTACAGCGCTGGTTAGACAGCGCCACCGAGGCTGCCCTAGCCGCCGGAGCGGTGCTTCAGCACCACTGGGGCAACCTCACCACCATTGATGAGAAAGGTCGGTCTGGCGATTTGGTCACCGAAGCCGATCGCGGCGCAGAGGTCGCCGTGATGGCCGTGCTAGAGCGACACCTCCCCACTGACCACGGCATTCTAGCTGAAGAGTCAGGGGTAATTAGAGACCGAGAGGCCGGTCTGCTGTGGGCCATAGACCCCCTCGATGGCACCACCAACTACACCCACCAGTATCCTTTCTGTGCGGTGTCCATCGGGCTGCTGGCCGATGGAGAGCCGGTGCTTGGGGTGATTTATGACCCGATCCACCGCGATCTCTTTCGCGCGGCCAAAGGTTTAGGGGCCACCCTCAACCGCAGCCCGATCCGGGTTTCAACCACAGATCAGCTGGCTCAGAGCCTGCTGGTAACCGGATTTGCCTACGATCGCCGCGAAACCCCCGACAATAACTACGCCGAATTTTGCCACTTCACCCACCTCACCCAGGGGGTGCGCCGAGGGGGGTCCGCCGCCATCGACCTCGCCTATGTCGCCTGTGGCCGCCTGGATGGCTATTGGGAGCGAGGGCTATCGCCCTGGGACATTGCCGCTGGAATTGCGATCGTGCGAGAAGCGGGAGGCCAAGTGACCGCCTATGATGGCTCGCCGCTGGACGTGGGGACAGGGCGCCTGTTGGCCACCAACGGCCAAATTCATTCAGCCATGAGCCAGACCCTTGGGAAGATTCAGCCGCTAGTACTCCCCTCCCTTCTCTAA
- a CDS encoding 2Fe-2S iron-sulfur cluster-binding protein, whose protein sequence is MTVGALARDRPFDLNLPTYSAPAVTLPRLTYHMARTHTVTVHHRQTGRIYTVEVPEDRYILQTAESQGVELPFACRNGACTTCAVRLLEGEVDQPEAMGLSPDLREQGYALLCVSYPRSNIQAETQDEDEVYELQFGRYFGKGKVRRGLPLDED, encoded by the coding sequence TTGACGGTTGGGGCGCTGGCCCGCGATCGCCCCTTCGACCTCAATTTACCGACCTATTCCGCACCCGCCGTTACTCTGCCAAGACTGACCTACCACATGGCCCGCACCCACACTGTCACCGTCCACCACCGCCAGACCGGGCGCATATACACCGTAGAGGTGCCCGAAGACCGCTACATTCTTCAAACCGCCGAGAGCCAGGGAGTCGAGCTGCCGTTTGCCTGCCGCAACGGTGCCTGCACCACCTGTGCGGTGCGCCTGCTCGAAGGCGAAGTCGATCAACCCGAGGCCATGGGGCTCTCCCCCGATCTGCGTGAGCAGGGTTACGCGCTACTGTGCGTCAGCTATCCCCGCAGCAACATCCAGGCCGAAACCCAGGATGAAGACGAGGTTTATGAGCTACAGTTTGGCCGCTACTTTGGCAAAGGCAAAGTGCGCCGAGGGCTACCCCTAGACGAAGACTAA